One genomic segment of uncultured Methanobrevibacter sp. includes these proteins:
- a CDS encoding P-II family nitrogen regulator, producing MKRIIAIIRPEKFEDVKKALVEVGCEGMTVSEVKGRGSQQGIRESYRGSSYCIDLIPKTRIEIVVKDEGLDLLVEAIKKGAHTGNIGDGKIFIQPVENVIRIRTGEDGDDAV from the coding sequence ATGAAACGTATAATTGCCATTATAAGGCCGGAAAAATTTGAAGATGTCAAAAAGGCTTTGGTTGAAGTAGGCTGTGAGGGGATGACCGTTTCCGAAGTAAAGGGACGGGGAAGTCAACAGGGAATCAGAGAATCCTACAGGGGTTCAAGCTATTGTATAGATTTGATTCCAAAAACCCGTATTGAAATAGTTGTCAAGGATGAAGGCCTTGACCTGCTTGTCGAAGCAATCAAAAAAGGCGCTCACACCGGAAACATCGGGGATGGAAAAATATTCATCCAGCCGGTTGAAAACGTGATAAGAATAAGGACCGGCGAAGACGGTGATGATGCAGTTTAG
- a CDS encoding HD domain-containing protein yields MKSKKKFIRDSVYGDITLDGFELRIMDMPQFQRLRRIKQLGLISLIYPGATHTRFEHCIGTMNLGSKLSEELELTSDEIELVRASALLHDVGHGPFSHVSEGVLSVPHEELSKYVITKTSMRDLLEEKFDVNEIVDIINGKGYLGPIVSGELDVDRMDYLLRDSHNTGVSYGKIDYERLISNLTLDDGLILDIKGVQAAEGALVSRYFMYPSVYQHHTTRIVNTMFRRALKKIINEGVINENEIYKYDDSDIIATFRHCENEYANDIMHRLDNRIIPKRVKTIRLDNFKFPEKMYKINPEELRKAEEEISEDYEIDKDYVFINIAEYPRFDEMKTQVSVDGKLYPLTEISNIIGALSKARFNIPDISVYVPEDEKSKFEKFKIEHYLDLPEIDREKFHGIHYDQIKLF; encoded by the coding sequence ATGAAAAGCAAAAAGAAGTTTATCAGAGACAGCGTTTATGGAGACATCACCCTTGACGGCTTTGAATTAAGAATTATGGACATGCCTCAATTCCAACGCTTAAGACGCATAAAACAGCTTGGATTAATAAGCCTTATTTATCCTGGAGCGACCCATACAAGATTTGAACATTGTATAGGAACAATGAATCTGGGATCAAAGCTTTCCGAAGAGCTTGAACTGACATCTGATGAAATTGAACTGGTCAGGGCTTCAGCCCTCCTGCACGATGTCGGCCACGGACCGTTCTCACATGTATCCGAGGGAGTGTTGAGTGTTCCCCATGAGGAACTTTCAAAATACGTCATTACCAAAACCTCCATGAGAGACTTGCTTGAAGAGAAATTCGATGTAAATGAAATCGTGGACATAATCAACGGAAAAGGATATCTCGGACCGATCGTATCCGGAGAGCTGGATGTCGACAGGATGGATTATCTGTTAAGGGATTCCCACAATACCGGAGTGTCCTACGGTAAGATTGATTATGAAAGGCTGATTTCAAATTTGACATTGGACGATGGACTGATTCTAGACATTAAAGGTGTTCAGGCAGCTGAGGGGGCATTGGTATCAAGATACTTCATGTATCCGAGCGTATATCAGCACCACACAACAAGAATCGTCAACACAATGTTTAGAAGAGCACTTAAAAAGATAATCAATGAGGGAGTAATCAACGAGAATGAAATATACAAGTATGACGATTCCGACATCATCGCAACATTCAGGCATTGTGAAAATGAATATGCAAATGACATAATGCACAGACTTGACAACAGAATCATTCCAAAAAGAGTCAAAACCATCAGACTGGACAATTTCAAGTTCCCGGAAAAAATGTATAAAATCAATCCTGAAGAACTCAGAAAAGCCGAAGAGGAAATAAGTGAAGATTACGAAATTGACAAGGATTATGTATTCATAAACATTGCGGAATACCCACGTTTCGATGAGATGAAAACACAGGTAAGCGTAGATGGCAAGCTATACCCATTGACTGAAATATCAAATATCATAGGAGCATTGAGCAAAGCAAGATTCAACATACCAGACATCAGCGTATATGTTCCGGAAGATGAAAAATCAAAATTCGAGAAATTCAAAATAGAGCACTATCTTGATTTACCTGAAATTGACCGTGAAAAATTCCACGGAATACACTATGACCAAATCAAATTGTTCTAG
- the rrp42 gene encoding exosome complex protein Rrp42, protein MEIVPEITRRSIVNLVRNDKREDGRALDEYRDISIETNVISKAEGSARVKLGGTQVIVGIKPQIGSPFPDTPDVGVLMTNCEMLPMADPTFEPGPPSEDSIELARVVDRGIRESELVELDKLCIEEGKHVWMLFIDLHIIDNCGNLFDACELAVMAALKSTKLPVATIVDEEVVVSEEETFDLPINNELALCTFVKIGDKMVIDPTLSEERVASARLNVGVTKDGHICSMQKGGQEPLTKDDILFAVNKAVTKTKELIEHL, encoded by the coding sequence ATGGAGATAGTACCAGAAATTACAAGAAGAAGTATTGTAAATCTTGTCCGCAATGATAAAAGAGAAGATGGCAGAGCACTTGATGAATATAGGGACATTTCTATTGAAACTAATGTTATTTCTAAAGCTGAAGGTTCCGCTCGTGTAAAACTTGGAGGAACTCAAGTTATTGTAGGTATTAAACCACAAATTGGAAGTCCCTTCCCAGACACTCCGGATGTAGGGGTATTAATGACCAACTGTGAAATGTTGCCAATGGCTGACCCTACCTTTGAACCAGGACCACCTAGTGAAGATTCAATCGAACTTGCGCGTGTAGTCGACAGGGGTATTCGTGAAAGTGAATTGGTGGAATTGGACAAATTATGTATTGAAGAAGGAAAACACGTCTGGATGTTATTCATTGATTTACACATTATCGACAACTGCGGTAACCTTTTCGATGCATGTGAATTGGCTGTAATGGCTGCTTTAAAATCCACAAAATTGCCTGTTGCAACTATTGTCGATGAAGAAGTTGTCGTCAGTGAAGAAGAAACCTTCGACTTACCGATCAATAATGAATTGGCTTTATGTACTTTCGTTAAAATCGGTGATAAGATGGTAATCGACCCAACATTATCCGAAGAAAGAGTAGCTAGTGCACGTTTAAATGTTGGTGTCACAAAAGATGGTCACATCTGTTCCATGCAGAAAGGTGGACAGGAACCATTAACCAAAGACGATATTTTATTCGCTGTCAATAAGGCAGTAACAAAAACAAAAGAGTTAATAGAACATCTTTAA
- a CDS encoding ribosome assembly factor SBDS encodes MVNVDEAIIAKYEYMGEHFEILVDPDLAADFRNPDGPDVAIEDLLAVEEIFKDSKKGDKASDEAMNKIFETTDPIEVSKIILEKGTVQLTADQKRKMQEDKRKLVINKIAREAINPQNGLPHPVQRIENACDEAKVKFDPFTSVDQQVQSALKAIKPLIPIRFERVKVAVRLPGSAAGSAYNVIHGFGEIINEEWQQDGSWIGIIEMPGGLQNNFAAKMAEISGGEAETKTIN; translated from the coding sequence ATGGTAAATGTTGATGAAGCTATTATCGCTAAATATGAGTACATGGGTGAACACTTTGAAATATTGGTTGACCCGGACTTAGCAGCAGATTTTCGTAATCCTGATGGCCCAGATGTTGCCATCGAAGATCTTTTGGCTGTTGAAGAAATTTTCAAAGATTCCAAAAAAGGAGATAAGGCTTCCGATGAAGCTATGAATAAGATATTCGAAACTACAGATCCTATTGAAGTTTCTAAAATCATACTTGAAAAGGGAACTGTACAACTGACTGCCGACCAGAAAAGAAAGATGCAGGAGGATAAAAGAAAACTTGTTATTAATAAGATTGCCCGTGAAGCAATCAATCCTCAAAATGGACTACCTCATCCGGTTCAAAGAATTGAAAATGCCTGTGATGAGGCCAAGGTAAAATTTGATCCATTCACATCAGTAGACCAGCAAGTTCAGTCAGCGCTAAAAGCCATCAAACCACTTATTCCAATCCGTTTTGAAAGAGTTAAAGTTGCCGTAAGACTTCCGGGTTCAGCAGCAGGAAGCGCTTATAATGTAATCCATGGATTTGGAGAAATCATCAATGAGGAATGGCAACAGGACGGCTCATGGATAGGTATTATTGAAATGCCTGGTGGTCTTCAAAATAATTTTGCTGCAAAGATGGCTGAAATTTCAGGCGGAGAGGCAGAAACCAAAACAATTAATTAA
- a CDS encoding UbiX family flavin prenyltransferase produces the protein MIVVGITGASGVIYGIRLLETLKKLNIESGLVISDTAKIVIESETEYKVEDVIAIADKYYDFNDLTSSINSGSFKAEALVIAPCSMKTLSSIANGYGANTITRVADVSLKERRPTVIVPRETPLRSIHLQNMLTLSQEGAIILPAMPGFYSTHDTVDDQINFIVGKILDSLKIENDLFKRWE, from the coding sequence ATGATAGTAGTTGGAATAACCGGAGCAAGTGGAGTAATATATGGAATAAGACTCCTTGAAACCCTAAAGAAATTAAATATAGAAAGCGGATTGGTAATAAGCGATACCGCAAAGATAGTTATTGAATCAGAAACAGAATACAAAGTGGAAGATGTCATAGCGATTGCAGACAAATATTATGACTTCAATGACCTGACATCATCCATCAACAGCGGATCATTTAAGGCAGAGGCACTGGTAATTGCACCATGTTCAATGAAGACATTATCATCAATAGCAAACGGCTATGGTGCAAATACGATAACAAGAGTGGCGGATGTAAGTTTAAAAGAGAGAAGACCTACCGTTATTGTGCCACGTGAAACCCCTCTGAGAAGTATCCATTTACAGAATATGCTAACATTATCACAAGAAGGAGCTATAATTTTACCTGCAATGCCAGGATTTTACTCAACACACGATACAGTTGACGACCAGATAAACTTCATTGTCGGAAAGATTTTAGACTCCTTGAAAATCGAAAATGATTTATTTAAAAGGTGGGAGTAA
- a CDS encoding S24 family peptidase, which yields MAKKIILALLILILIIICGIALFGGDTIDIYIDGENVTVETTTFSDIDRTGLTRDICDYTLKVMNDTTTDIPKYKQNVKNICMQYGLKDPKINLDSSIGPDQIPLIVNVDGTSMLPTLLDGQKVLVNKTHDVKVGDIVIAESDEYGGIIKRVDEINENQIHLVSDNKEISYEYINGDLYEISGITTWVDTSDIGGVVISY from the coding sequence ATGGCTAAAAAAATAATTTTAGCATTGCTTATTCTTATTTTAATCATAATCTGTGGAATCGCCCTATTCGGTGGAGATACCATTGACATCTACATTGATGGGGAAAACGTTACCGTTGAAACAACCACATTTTCAGATATCGACAGAACAGGTCTGACCAGAGATATATGCGATTATACACTGAAAGTCATGAACGATACAACCACAGACATCCCAAAATACAAACAGAACGTTAAAAACATCTGTATGCAGTACGGTTTGAAGGATCCTAAAATCAATCTTGACTCATCAATCGGACCTGACCAAATTCCCCTCATCGTTAATGTTGACGGAACATCAATGCTTCCAACATTGCTTGACGGACAGAAAGTCCTTGTAAACAAGACACATGACGTTAAAGTTGGTGACATAGTCATTGCAGAGAGTGACGAATATGGCGGAATCATCAAAAGGGTTGATGAGATCAACGAAAACCAGATTCATTTGGTAAGCGACAACAAGGAAATCTCCTATGAATACATCAATGGTGATTTATATGAAATCTCAGGCATTACCACATGGGTTGACACCTCAGATATTGGTGGGGTTGTAATCAGTTACTGA
- the cbiT gene encoding precorrin-6Y C5,15-methyltransferase (decarboxylating) subunit CbiT produces the protein MLDDKDFIKSCDVPGPTKEAIRAILLYKSEVTSSDKVVDCGCGTGGITCEFSQRAREVISIDTNPEAIEVTGKNLKKFGLGDNVTLINDDGANALKDIDDIDIAIVGGSGKQLENILDIVDEKLNSKGRILITAILVDTKVEAVNKLKSLGYNPKLMEVNVSNGRILDRGVLMISENPIAIITAKKR, from the coding sequence ATGTTAGATGATAAGGACTTTATCAAATCCTGTGACGTTCCAGGGCCAACAAAAGAGGCCATAAGAGCCATACTTTTATACAAATCAGAAGTGACTTCAAGCGACAAGGTTGTGGATTGCGGATGTGGAACCGGAGGCATTACCTGTGAATTTTCACAGAGAGCCCGTGAAGTGATTTCAATCGACACCAATCCGGAAGCGATTGAAGTGACCGGTAAAAATCTTAAGAAATTCGGACTTGGAGACAATGTCACACTAATCAACGATGATGGGGCAAATGCTCTTAAAGATATAGACGATATTGACATTGCCATTGTTGGAGGCAGCGGCAAGCAGCTTGAAAATATTCTCGATATCGTTGATGAAAAACTAAATTCAAAGGGCAGAATACTCATAACAGCTATTCTGGTTGACACAAAGGTTGAAGCAGTCAACAAGCTCAAAAGTTTAGGTTATAACCCTAAATTAATGGAAGTTAATGTTTCAAACGGAAGAATTCTTGACAGAGGAGTTCTAATGATCAGTGAAAACCCAATAGCTATCATTACTGCTAAAAAAAGATAA
- a CDS encoding molybdenum cofactor guanylyltransferase has translation MSNDIENGENIKSCIILCGGKSSRMGQDKGSMIIQNKPMIKHILTTLNHQISEAIIVLNNPERIAKYSKFIDPSDYTYTIRFVEDKIKDKGPMPGILTGLAQITGKYSLVLPCDSPYVSASYISTIFNEIDESFDAVVPYHDSENKLKTSEPLHSIYSKNIIPEIEGLISQDILHIKGLIEKIDTKFVLIDNKKIEKKEFRNLNRPEDI, from the coding sequence ATGAGTAACGATATTGAAAATGGTGAAAATATTAAATCTTGCATAATATTATGTGGAGGTAAAAGTAGTAGAATGGGTCAGGACAAGGGATCTATGATTATTCAAAATAAACCTATGATTAAACATATTCTTACTACTTTAAACCATCAAATTTCTGAAGCCATCATCGTTTTAAACAACCCTGAAAGGATTGCGAAATATAGTAAGTTTATTGACCCTTCAGATTACACCTATACCATCAGATTTGTTGAGGACAAAATCAAAGATAAGGGCCCCATGCCTGGAATACTTACCGGACTCGCCCAAATCACCGGAAAATATTCACTGGTACTTCCATGTGACAGCCCATATGTATCAGCATCCTATATAAGCACTATTTTTAATGAAATCGATGAATCCTTCGATGCAGTTGTGCCATACCACGACAGCGAAAACAAATTGAAAACATCCGAGCCACTGCATTCAATCTACAGCAAAAACATCATTCCCGAAATTGAAGGTCTGATATCACAGGACATTCTTCACATAAAGGGACTCATTGAAAAAATAGATACAAAATTTGTCTTGATTGATAATAAAAAAATAGAAAAAAAAGAATTTAGAAATCTTAATCGTCCAGAGGACATTTAA
- a CDS encoding 4Fe-4S binding protein, with protein MIVKDWCSFCGECAGVCPRNLIQVREYSLVFNDGDCKDCDTCIKACPIDALEKEE; from the coding sequence ATGATAGTAAAAGATTGGTGCTCATTCTGCGGAGAATGTGCAGGAGTATGTCCAAGAAATTTGATTCAAGTTAGAGAATATTCATTAGTCTTTAACGATGGCGACTGTAAAGATTGTGATACATGCATTAAAGCATGCCCTATTGATGCTTTAGAAAAAGAGGAATGA
- the rrp41 gene encoding exosome complex exonuclease Rrp41 translates to MMSDLIRDDGRKFDELRPIKIEAGVLERADGSAYLEVGGNKILVAVYGPRESYIRRLLEPNTGVIRCRYNMAPFSVDDRKRPGPDRRSSEISKITADALRPALMLENYPRSMIDVYIEVIEAEGGTRCAGITAASVALVDAGVPMKDIVVGCAAGKVYDEIVLDLSEKEDKEGQADVPIAMMPRTGEITLLQSDGDLTEEEFAKAIDLAMEGCRKVNEIQKEALMKKYSIE, encoded by the coding sequence ATGATGTCAGATTTAATAAGAGATGATGGTAGGAAATTTGATGAATTACGTCCTATTAAGATTGAAGCTGGAGTTTTAGAACGTGCAGATGGTTCAGCTTACTTGGAAGTTGGTGGAAATAAAATATTAGTTGCAGTTTATGGTCCTAGAGAATCATACATTAGAAGATTACTTGAACCAAATACCGGTGTTATCAGATGCAGATATAACATGGCACCGTTTTCTGTAGATGACAGAAAAAGACCTGGTCCTGACAGAAGGTCTTCTGAAATTTCCAAAATCACCGCTGATGCATTAAGGCCAGCTTTAATGTTGGAAAATTATCCAAGATCAATGATTGACGTTTATATTGAAGTAATTGAAGCGGAAGGTGGAACCCGTTGTGCAGGTATTACCGCTGCTTCCGTTGCGCTTGTCGATGCAGGAGTGCCTATGAAAGATATCGTAGTGGGCTGTGCTGCAGGTAAAGTTTATGATGAAATTGTTCTTGACTTATCTGAAAAAGAAGATAAGGAAGGTCAGGCTGATGTTCCAATAGCTATGATGCCAAGAACCGGTGAAATCACATTACTGCAAAGTGACGGTGACTTGACTGAAGAGGAATTTGCAAAAGCAATCGATTTGGCTATGGAAGGATGTCGTAAAGTAAACGAGATTCAAAAAGAAGCCTTAATGAAAAAATATTCTATTGAATAG
- a CDS encoding ammonium transporter translates to MVMFNAGDTAWILVCTLLVLLMSIPAVAFFYGGLSKRKNVLNTIFLTFIAFSIISVIWVIFGYQFAFGSDIHGLIGSPTNFFLQGIGLDDLKGTIPTLLFVMFQCAFAGLTCAIMSGALVGRMKTKAWVIFVPLWAVLVYIPVAHWVWGGGWLMQMGALDFAGGAVVHINSGISALAVALVLGKRKDTSLIPHNLGYAVLGAALLWFGWMGFNGGSGLAADGLAANAIIVSNVSAATGLIVWTIIDTMVVGKPTVLGAISGAVAGLVGITPAAGFVDVLGALAIGVVAPLISYFAIYYLKPKLGYDDALDVWGIHGMSGVWGAIATGIFAVPAVGGVAGLFYGNPNQVIIQIISVIATIIYSFAISYILAKVLDKAMNGIRVEDHEEIGGLDSNLHKESAYNLN, encoded by the coding sequence ATGGTTATGTTCAATGCAGGTGACACCGCATGGATACTTGTATGTACCTTACTGGTGCTTTTGATGAGTATTCCGGCTGTCGCATTTTTTTATGGAGGATTAAGCAAACGTAAAAACGTATTAAATACAATATTTCTAACTTTCATTGCATTTTCAATAATCAGTGTAATATGGGTAATATTTGGTTATCAATTTGCTTTTGGAAGTGATATTCACGGATTGATAGGATCACCGACCAATTTCTTCTTGCAGGGAATCGGTCTGGATGATTTGAAGGGAACAATTCCAACATTGCTGTTTGTAATGTTTCAGTGTGCATTTGCAGGTCTGACCTGTGCAATCATGTCTGGTGCTTTGGTTGGAAGGATGAAAACAAAAGCATGGGTAATATTTGTTCCTTTATGGGCAGTTTTGGTCTACATCCCTGTCGCCCACTGGGTATGGGGTGGAGGATGGTTGATGCAGATGGGTGCACTTGACTTTGCTGGTGGTGCGGTTGTACACATTAATTCAGGTATCTCAGCACTTGCAGTGGCATTGGTTTTAGGAAAAAGGAAAGATACCTCATTAATCCCTCACAACCTGGGTTATGCAGTACTTGGGGCAGCATTACTATGGTTTGGATGGATGGGATTCAATGGAGGATCAGGTCTTGCAGCAGACGGTCTTGCTGCTAATGCAATAATCGTTTCAAATGTCTCAGCAGCTACCGGGCTGATAGTGTGGACAATAATAGATACAATGGTTGTGGGAAAACCGACAGTTCTCGGTGCAATATCCGGTGCAGTTGCGGGTTTGGTAGGAATTACTCCGGCTGCAGGTTTTGTTGATGTGCTGGGAGCATTGGCAATAGGTGTTGTGGCTCCATTGATTTCATACTTCGCAATCTATTATCTAAAACCGAAACTTGGCTATGACGATGCTCTGGATGTATGGGGAATTCACGGAATGTCAGGAGTATGGGGAGCAATAGCAACAGGAATATTTGCAGTGCCTGCTGTCGGTGGTGTTGCAGGACTATTCTATGGAAATCCTAACCAGGTGATAATCCAGATAATCAGTGTAATCGCAACAATAATATACTCATTTGCAATAAGCTATATATTGGCTAAGGTATTAGACAAGGCTATGAATGGAATAAGAGTCGAAGATCATGAAGAGATTGGTGGACTTGACAGCAATCTTCACAAGGAATCCGCATATAACTTGAATTAA
- the rrp4 gene encoding exosome complex RNA-binding protein Rrp4, producing the protein MIHVENKDLVIPGQILADDEYYSGRGTFKENGKVCSSLLGRVSLRNKKIRVIPLKSKYVPKKGDVVIGKIKDVRFSMWDVDINSPYSGILPAFEVFGREKKELNKVFDVGDVLFLRVVEVDEIKKAKLGLKGRGMGKFKGGIIVDIAPTKVPRLIGKKGSMINMIKDKTKCKIVVGQNGLVWVKGNEDMEQLTRDIIHLIEAEAHTSGLTNKIKNKLYLAIDGELPPEEVEEAEEEFVLEKPTLQNFKEELEQEEREAEEKAAEEKKEKKEKPDIGEVIEEFKRKNKSKDGSLSYGDNSNNSFILNNK; encoded by the coding sequence ATGATACATGTGGAAAATAAAGATTTAGTTATTCCAGGTCAAATATTGGCCGATGACGAATACTATTCAGGAAGAGGTACCTTTAAGGAGAATGGTAAAGTTTGCTCTTCTTTATTAGGTCGTGTTTCTTTAAGGAATAAGAAAATTAGAGTTATTCCTTTAAAAAGCAAATATGTTCCTAAGAAAGGAGATGTCGTAATCGGTAAGATTAAAGATGTAAGATTTTCAATGTGGGATGTAGACATCAATTCACCATATTCCGGAATTTTACCTGCCTTTGAAGTGTTTGGACGTGAGAAAAAAGAACTCAACAAAGTATTTGATGTTGGGGATGTTCTATTTTTAAGAGTTGTCGAAGTTGATGAAATCAAAAAGGCAAAACTCGGTTTGAAAGGTAGAGGAATGGGTAAATTCAAAGGAGGAATAATCGTAGACATTGCTCCAACCAAAGTTCCTAGATTAATCGGTAAGAAAGGCTCCATGATCAACATGATTAAAGACAAGACAAAATGTAAAATCGTTGTTGGTCAAAATGGACTTGTTTGGGTTAAAGGAAATGAAGATATGGAACAACTTACCCGTGATATAATTCATTTAATTGAAGCTGAAGCTCATACTTCCGGTTTAACTAATAAAATTAAGAACAAATTGTACTTAGCTATTGATGGAGAATTGCCTCCTGAAGAGGTTGAAGAAGCTGAAGAAGAATTTGTTTTAGAAAAACCTACACTTCAAAATTTTAAAGAAGAATTAGAACAAGAAGAAAGAGAAGCTGAAGAAAAAGCTGCGGAAGAGAAAAAAGAGAAAAAAGAAAAACCAGATATTGGTGAAGTTATAGAAGAATTTAAAAGAAAAAATAAAAGCAAAGATGGCTCATTATCCTATGGGGATAACTCCAATAACTCTTTTATATTAAACAATAAATGA
- the psmA gene encoding archaeal proteasome endopeptidase complex subunit alpha has translation MQPLQNAGYDRAITVFSPDGRLFQVEYAREAVKRGTTSIGVKSSEGIVLAVDKRTTSKLVEASSIEKIFKIDEHIGAATSGLVADARALVERARVEAQINKITYSEPIRVTSLSKKLCDMLQLYTQNGGVRPFGSALIIGGIYNGKCKLFETDPSGALIEYKATAIGSGRSAAMDIFEEKYEDDLSLEDAIKLALTAINEATDHETTSNNVEIAVIKLEDEKYEKLAQDEVQKFIDEVIPKEEEEESEEESEEDSEEE, from the coding sequence ATGCAACCTTTACAAAATGCTGGATATGATAGGGCTATTACTGTATTTAGCCCAGATGGAAGACTTTTCCAAGTAGAATATGCAAGAGAAGCTGTAAAAAGAGGAACAACATCAATAGGTGTTAAAAGTTCAGAGGGTATTGTTTTAGCTGTCGACAAAAGAACCACCTCTAAACTGGTGGAAGCATCATCTATCGAAAAGATTTTCAAAATAGATGAACATATTGGAGCAGCTACTTCTGGTCTTGTTGCAGATGCAAGAGCATTAGTTGAAAGGGCAAGAGTTGAAGCACAAATCAATAAAATTACCTACTCAGAACCAATTCGCGTAACAAGCCTGTCCAAGAAGTTATGTGACATGCTTCAGTTATATACTCAAAATGGTGGAGTAAGGCCATTCGGTTCCGCTTTAATCATTGGTGGAATATATAACGGAAAATGCAAACTCTTTGAAACCGATCCAAGTGGAGCATTAATTGAATATAAGGCAACTGCAATCGGTTCAGGAAGATCCGCTGCAATGGACATCTTTGAAGAAAAATATGAAGATGACCTTTCATTAGAGGATGCTATCAAATTAGCATTGACCGCTATCAATGAAGCAACCGACCATGAAACCACTTCAAACAATGTGGAAATTGCAGTAATTAAACTTGAAGATGAAAAATACGAAAAACTCGCTCAAGATGAAGTTCAAAAATTCATCGATGAAGTAATTCCTAAAGAAGAGGAAGAAGAAAGCGAAGAAGAATCTGAAGAGGATTCCGAAGAAGAATAA
- a CDS encoding NAD(P)/FAD-dependent oxidoreductase, with protein sequence MIETDVIVVGSGPAGSSAAKHAALGGAKVILMDKKSEIGSPKRCAEDIPVKGLEKLGIELSPLWIAKIIGGIRIQTPDGTDLWLPKDITNLSEADCVLERKVFDKHMAMDAARAGAEIRIKTLVTDIEKIENGFIVETESMGKKQDFKCKILVAADGVEGHVARWAGLRPAAKAKEMGSCVQYEMCNVEFEKQGFIEFYFGSCAPGGYAWIFPKGDDIANVGLGLFSHKAEKSAKEYLDDFVAKSPYLKNAQAVELNVGGDPAGGMIEKLYDDNIMVVGDAAGQVNPLTGEGIIPGMIGGMCAGQVAAQAIKEDCSKKFLKLYDEMARKELDYEDKGYKKVQEYVYSLSDEELDEIGHALEKESFDEASSAEVVKKLIEISPKASRYLGKLV encoded by the coding sequence ATGATTGAAACTGATGTAATAGTTGTTGGTTCTGGACCTGCAGGTTCCAGTGCAGCAAAACACGCTGCATTAGGTGGAGCAAAAGTTATTTTAATGGATAAAAAATCTGAAATAGGTTCACCGAAAAGATGTGCTGAAGATATACCTGTTAAAGGTCTAGAAAAATTGGGAATCGAACTTTCCCCTCTTTGGATTGCCAAAATAATAGGCGGTATAAGAATTCAGACACCTGACGGAACAGACCTCTGGTTACCAAAAGATATAACAAATCTTTCTGAAGCAGATTGTGTCCTTGAAAGAAAAGTATTCGATAAACACATGGCTATGGATGCCGCAAGAGCAGGTGCCGAAATCAGAATTAAAACTTTAGTGACTGATATTGAAAAAATTGAAAACGGTTTTATTGTTGAAACAGAATCCATGGGTAAAAAACAGGATTTCAAATGTAAAATACTGGTTGCAGCTGACGGTGTTGAAGGACATGTCGCAAGATGGGCAGGTCTTAGACCCGCTGCAAAAGCAAAAGAAATGGGATCCTGTGTACAATATGAAATGTGTAATGTTGAATTTGAAAAACAGGGTTTTATTGAATTTTATTTTGGGTCATGTGCTCCTGGTGGATACGCATGGATTTTCCCTAAAGGAGATGACATTGCAAATGTCGGTTTAGGGCTTTTTTCTCACAAAGCAGAAAAATCAGCTAAAGAATACCTGGATGATTTTGTCGCCAAGTCTCCATACTTAAAAAATGCTCAAGCTGTTGAATTAAATGTTGGAGGAGACCCTGCTGGGGGAATGATTGAAAAACTTTATGACGACAATATTATGGTTGTCGGAGATGCAGCAGGTCAGGTAAACCCATTAACTGGTGAAGGAATTATTCCTGGTATGATTGGTGGAATGTGTGCAGGTCAGGTAGCCGCTCAGGCTATTAAAGAGGATTGCTCTAAAAAATTCTTAAAATTATATGATGAAATGGCTCGTAAAGAACTTGACTATGAAGATAAAGGATATAAAAAAGTGCAGGAATATGTATATTCCCTGTCTGATGAAGAATTGGATGAGATTGGTCATGCACTTGAAAAAGAAAGCTTTGATGAGGCTTCATCTGCTGAAGTGGTTAAAAAATTAATTGAAATATCTCCAAAAGCTTCACGTTATTTAGGAAAACTCGTATAG